Proteins from a genomic interval of Salmo salar chromosome ssa14, Ssal_v3.1, whole genome shotgun sequence:
- the LOC123726773 gene encoding zona pellucida sperm-binding protein 3-like, whose amino-acid sequence MMANALRLLFKQLVWFLLVENFLISPALSYTYSTDTWQQLPRRTPQFDNRPRFKQPPLQQTVSRPIRVETVAVTCHSDYMEIVVKADLFQLGNLIDVDDLRLGVEQYQDQEPCRATASAAGDEYRIFAALSDCGTKNLITEDSLIYTNLLRYTPRTTPDGVIRMVGAVIPIECHYERKYSLDSYSLQPTWIPFTATVSAEDTLQFSLKLMTSDWLYERGSGVYFLGDPINIEASVRVAHHTRLRVFVSSCVATLDPDSNSVPRYVFIESDGCLTDSQLPGSRSGFMRRTQDNELGFHIDAFRFYQEDGAELYITCHLMAVPVMDHAEPSNKACSFIDGRWRSADENDLLCGHCLSLSRQKGVDQAPAQRPLSPRLGGSQLEPRIYRNKPPVSGDNWSIGMKAKKVWGQDTTLGPIMVLPSKQKRTS is encoded by the exons ATGATGGCAAACGCGCTCAGGTTATTGTTCAAGCAACTGGTTTGGTTTTTACTTGTGGAAAACTTCTTAATCTCTCCTGCTTTGTCATATACTTATAGCACTGACACATGGCAACAACTTCCAAGGCGAACACCGCAATTTGACAATCGTCCCCGCTTTAAACAGCCTCCACTCCAACAAACAGTTTCAAGGCCAATTCGAGTAGAAACTGTCGCTGTGACGTGCCATTCAGACTACATGGAGATAGTCGTGAAGGCTGATCTGTTTCAACTCGGTAATCTAATCGACGTGGATGACCTGCGACTTGGAGTTGAACAGTACCAAGACCAAGAGCCCTGTAGGGCAACAGCGTCAGCAGCCGGAGATGAGTACAGAATATTTGCAGCACTTTCGGACTGTGGAACCAAGAACCTG ATAACCGAAGactcattgatctacacaaaCCTCCTCAGATATACACCCAGAACCACACCAGATGGGGTTATTCGAATGGTTGGTGCTGTAATCCCAATTGAGTGTCATTATGAAAG GAAGTACAGTTTGGACAGTTATTCTCTCCAGCCGACCTGGATCCCTTTCACCGCCACAGTGTCTGCTGAAGACACCCTGCAGTTCTCATTGAAGCTTATGACAA GTGACTGGCTCTATGAGCGGGGTTCTGGAGTCTACTTCCTGGGTGATCCCATCAACATTGAGGCGTCTGTCAGGGTTGCTCACCACACCAGGCTCAGGGTGTTTGTTAGCAGCTGCGTGGCCACACTGGACCCTGATAGCAACTCTGTCCCTAGATATGTCTTCATTGAGAGTGATGG GTGCTTGACGGATTCCCAGCTGCCTGGTTCCCGCTCTGGTTTCATGCGTAGAACCCAGGACAACGAGCTCGGGTTCCACATTGATGCCTTTAGGTTCTACCAGGAGGACGGGGCAGAG CTGTACATCACCTGCCACCTTATGGCAGTCCCTGTCATGGACCATGCAGAGCCTAGCAACAAGGCATGCTCCTTCATTGATGGCAG ATGGAGGTCTGCTGATGAGAATGATTTGCTATGTGGGCATTGTCTAAGCCTGAGTAGACAGAAGGGGGTTGATCAAGCTCCAGCACAACGTCCCCTCAGTCCAAGACTAGGTGGTAGCCAACTTGAACCTCGTATCTACCGCAACAAACCCCCAGTCTCTGGTGACAATTGGAGTATTGGGATGAAGGCCAAGAAAG TATGGGGCCAGGATACTACTTTGGGCCCCATAATGGTCCTCCCAAGTAAACAGAAGCGTACATCT